The Tessaracoccus timonensis sequence ACGGCTGGCCGGCGCACCAGGTGTGGCTGCCACCGCTCGACGATCCGCCGACGATGGACCAGCTCCTCGACGGCGTTGCCGAGACCCCCGACCGTGGCCTCCAGGCCACCAACCCCGCCTGGCACCGCACGCTGCGCGCGCCGATTGGCCTCATCGACCGCCCCCGCCACCAGCGCCGCGACCCGTGGGTGATCGACTTCTCCGGCTCCGGCGGCAACATGGGCGTCGCGGGTGGCCCCCAGGCCGGTAAGTCCATGGCGTTGCGTGCCGCCATCGCCGGCCTCGCGCTCACGCACACCCCGGAGGAAGTGGGCTTCTACTGCCTCGACTTCGGCGGCGGCGGTCTCACGTCGATGCGGAAACTCGCCCACATGGGTTCGGTGACGGGTCGCCTCGACGTCGACCGCGTTCGTCGCACCATCGCGGAGCTCACCAGCCTGCGTGGCCAGCGCGAGCTGCAATTCGCCGAGCTGGGCATCGACTCCATGCAGACCTACCGACGCGGACGCGCCGACGGCTCGATCCCCGCCGACCGGTTCCCCACCGACGTGTTCCTCGTCATCGACGGCTGGCTCACCCTGAAAACGGAGTTTGAGACGCTCGAACCGCAGGTGCAGGCGATCGCCGCCGGCGGCCTGGGCTTCGGCATCCACACGTGGGTGGGCGCGGCGAAGTGGTCCGAAATCCGCGCAGCGACGAAGGACATGCTGCAAAGCCGCATCGAGTTGAAGCTCGGTGACCCGTTCGACTCGGAGATCGACCGCAAGGTGCAGGCCATCATCCCCGCCGGCCGCCCGGGCCGCGGCATCACGGAAGGGCCGCTGCACACCCTGATCGGTTTGCCCCGCATCGACGGAGTTGAGGATGCCGACGACGTTGCCGACGGGCAGCGCGACTTCATCGAACGCGTCAACAACGCCTGGAAGGGCCCGCACGCAGCCGAGGTGCGCATGCTGCCCGAGCGTTTCGATATCGACGAGCTCCCCGCCATCGAGCACGACGAGAAGGACCGTCGCATCCCGTGGGCCATCGACGAGCAGGAACTCGCGCCGGTGTGGTTCGACCCCGAACACGAACCGCACCTGGCCATCGTCGGAGGCCCGGAGTGCGGCAAGTCGACGATCCTGCGCAACATCCTGCACGGCATCACCACGCGGTACACCCCGAAGGAAGCGAAGATTGTCATCGTCGACTACCGACGGTCGCTGCTCGGCGAAGTCGAGTCGGAGCACCTCATCGGCTACTACCCGTCGGCATCCGCAGCGACGGACAACCTGCGCCAGCTCGCCGAAGCCGTGCGCATGCGCCTGCCCGGCCCCGACGTCACCCAGCAGCAGTTGCGTGACCGTTCGTGGTGGCAGGGCGGCGAGGTGTTCGTCGTGGTGGATGACTACGAGCTGGTCGCAACCCAGTCGGGCAACCCGATGGCCGCGTTCGCCGACCTCGTGAACCAGGCCGGTGATATCGGCCTGCACATCGTCGTCGCACGTTCCATGGGCGGCGCGGGTCGAGCCATCTACGGCGACCCGATCATCGCGAAGATGCGCGAGTCCATCAGCCCCGGCCTCGTCATGTCGGGCACGAAGGACGAGGGCGCCATGTTCGGCGAGGTCAAGGCGTCGCCCATGCCGCCCGGGCGCGGCACGCTCGTCACGCGCGCCTTCAAGGGCTTGGTGCAGGCTGCGTACCGCCCCGGCCCGGATGACGAGGAGGGGCAGGAGTGAAGCGACGGTGCACCCGCGTCGTCGCGGCGGTTGCGGCAGCGGTGCTGGGTCTCTCGCAGTGCTCCACGAACGCATTTGCCACAGTCACGCCCTTCAACCCGAAGGAGTGCCACGTCGCGGCGAAGGGCACGGCGGCGCCCGATCAGTCGTGGCACTTCGAGCGCCTGCAGATGAACCGCGTGTGGAAGCTCGCGACGGGCGAGGGCGTCACGGTTGCCGTCATCGACACCGGCACCGCGACGGAGGGGTCGCTGTACCTGCAGGAAGCCGACGACAAGCGCTTCACCGCCTACGACACGCTCGGCGGGCTGAAGAGCAACGGCAACGAGCAGCTCGACGAGTTCGACTGCCTGCACGGCACCAGGGTGACGTCGCTGCTTGCGGGCGGGCGGTCGAAGGATGGCGGGCCGCTGGATGGGCGCGTGGAGTTCTCCGGGATTGCTCCGAAGGCGAAGGTGATTACCTACCGTTCATTGTTCAAGTCGGAGGCTCCGAAGGAGGGCGAGGAGCAGACGGAGATGCCGCTCCAACCCACCACCGAGGCGGTGCTCGACGCGGTGAAACGGGAGGTCGACGTCATCAACCTCTCGCAGGTGGTGAGTAATCAGGTCGAGGGTTTCGAGAACTTCCGCGACGCCATCCAACTGGCGATTGACAAGGGCATAGTGGTGGTCGCTGCAGCGGGAAACAGTGGTCAGTTGCAGGGGGCTGCGGCGTTCCCGGCGGCGTTTCCGGGTGTGATCTCGGTGGGTTCGACGACGCGCAACGACACCGCGTCGGAGGGCAGTGCAGCAGGCGGGAAGGTCGATATCGGTGCGCCGGGCGAGGGGGTGCAGGCGCTGGACCCGTCGAACTACGACACCGTGCGCGGCATCGAGAGTCAGGTGTATTCCGGGCCCATCACCGGCACGAGTTACGCCACGCCCATCGTGAGTGGGATCGTCGCGTTGATGATTGAGAAACAGCGTGCCGACGGGCTGTCTCGCCTCACGCCGGCGGAGGTGCGGCAGCGGTTGATCGAGACGGCCGACCCGCCGCCGGCCGCCAACCCCGACCCGCGTATCGGGGCGGGCATCGTGAACCCGTTGCGGTTGCTGTCGGGTGAGGTGCCGCAGATTTACCCCAACGAAGGGGCGGCGACGGAGTTGCCCGCCAAGCACTACCCGCCGTCGAAGGTGGTGGATCAGCGACCGGTGGTGATCGGCATTGTGCTCGGTATCGTCGCGCTCATGCTGGTGGTGGGCGGCATCGTTCTGGCTATCGTCGTGCCGCAGGCGCGGAAGGTGTCCCGCGAGGAGCGTGGCCTCAAATGACGACGGCCGCGCGCCAGTAGGGTGGAGGAATGCACGGTTACTTCGGCCCCGCGGGCACGTTCACACACCAGGCGCTGCTGAGCATCACAGATGCGGAGGCGAAGCCGTATTCGTCGGTGGTGGGGGCCCTGGCGGGGGTGCGCTCGGGGGAAGTCGAGGCGGCGGTGGTGCCCATTGAGAACTCCGTGGAGGGCGGGGTGTCTGCCACGCTGGACGAACTCATCAACGGCTCGCCGCTCATGATTCGTCGAGAGATCTTGGTGCCGGTGTCGTTTGGGCTGTACGTCCGTCCGGGCACGACGCTCGCCGACGTGCGGCACGTGCTCACGCACGGGCATGCGGCGGCGCAGTGTCGTCGATTCCTGTCGGGGTTGAGCGACGCGACGGTCACCGAGGCCGGTTCGACGGCGGGCGCGGCGAAAGAGGTAGCCAGAGACGATTCGCGGCACGACGCGGCGGTGTGCGCTCGGGTGGCCGGGCAGATGTACGGGCTGCAGGAGCTGGCGTGGCAGATCGAGGACAATTCCGGAGCCGTGACGCGCTTCGTCGAGGTGTGTCAGGCGGGGGAAGCGCCGGAGCGCACTGGTGCGGACAAGACTACGCTCGTCGCGTTCATGGACGAGGACCGCTCAGGCGCGTTGCTCGAAATCCTGGAGCAGTTCAAGGTGCGCGGCGTGAACCTGACTCGCATCGAGTCGCGCCCGACGAAGACCTCGCTCGGCTCGTATTGTTTCTCCATCGACGCCGAGGGCCACGTCGCCGACCAGCGAATCGCCGAGACACTCGAAGGGCTCGCGCGCATCTGCCCGCGCCTGTACTTCCTCGGCTCCTACCCGCGCGCCGACGGGCGCGCCCCGAAATTGGACGACCGCTTCTCCGACGAGTCGTTCACCGAGGCCGAGCGTTGGCTCAGGTCGGTGTCTCCTGGGCGGTGATGGGCTGCGCCTTCACCGCCCCCTCGCATAAGGAATGAGGGATTCCACCGTTTTCGGTGGAATCCCTCATTCCTTATCAACAAAGCGCTCTTTCAGCCGGGGTTTCGATACGCGGCCTTCGGCCGCTACTCAACCACCGGCTGGGGTGGGAGGCCGCTACTCAACCACCGGGGGCGATGATGGTTTCGATACGCCCGCTGCGCGGGCTACTCAACCATCGGGGGCGGGGCCGGCTCAACCGCCGAGGAGACCGCCACCTACGGCAGCGCCAGCTGCACGGCCTCGGGGCGCACCTGGAACGTGACGTCGGTGACGTCCCCGACGACGTCGCCGTCGATCTGGCAGGCCGCGCCCTCGGGCACCTCGAGACGCAGCTGACTACCGGTGTAGCGGGCGATGTTGGGCCCGTCGCCGGCCTCGAAGAGCACGTCGCTGATCATCTGCGCCATGTCGAGCCGCGTGCTGGGCGTGGCGACGAGCACGTCGAGCACACCGTCGCGGGCGCTCGCCTCAGGCATCAGCGAGACACCTTTCTCAAGTTCGCCGACGTTGCCGATCGACACTAGCGACGCGTCCACTTCCACGGGTGGCTGATCGTCGACGGTAAGCCGCACCCGCATCGGGTTGGCGTCGAGGTGTCGAGCGCCGGCCATCACGTATGCCACCACCCCGACAGCCTTCTTGAGGTCCTCGTCGGTGTCATTCATGATGTTCGCGTCGATGCCCACGCCGGCGAGCACGGCGGCGAACTGCACACCGTCGGGCAATTGCACCTCGATCAGGTCAATCGCGGTAGGAGCCTTCTCCAGCCCCAGCCGCAGCGCCTGCTCCACGTCGAGCGGGATGCCCAGGTTCTTCGCGAGTAGGTTGCCGGTGCCCGACGGGAGGATCGCCACCTTCTGCCCGGTGTCGGCGAACTCTCCCAACACCACGCGCACCGTGCCGTCACCGCCGGCGACGAGCACCACGTCGACGTCCGCGTCGAGCGCCCGACGCGCCATGGCGACGCCAGGGTCGTCGGCCTCGGTTGGCAGCCACACGACGCGCTCGTAGCCGTAATCTTCGAGGGTCTGCTGCACCAGGCCGCGGAACGTTTCTATCCCGACGACCTTGACGGGGTTGTAGATGACCGCCGCGGCCAGATCGTCGCCGCGGATCGACCTGCGCACGACATGCACGTCGGCCAGGAGGTTGGCGAGGCTCGCCGCGAACCCGCCCAGCAGGGCGCCGCCCACAACGTCGGTCACCTGATGCGCACCCATCCACAGCCGATTGACCGCGACGACAACCACCGCCGCCGCGCCCGCAACCACGCCCGGCCACACCCGACGGCGCATCGTCGACCGCAACGTCGCCACCATCACGGCACCGGCCGTCCACATCGCCACGTGCACCGACGGGTACCCGAACCCCTGCTGCGTGATGGCATCCGCAAACGGCGACGTCGGACGCGCCCTGCCGATGCTATGGCGCATCAAGGTGGTGAGGCTCAGCGTCAGCACGAACGACAGCAGCACCGCACCCGAGGCGGTATAAAACCGCCGCCTGGACATCCACCAGGCCACCGCCGCCGTGATGACGAGCAGCACCGGCCACGCAGTCACGCCCGCCACGATGGCGAGCACCTGGCCCAGATTCGACGTCGGCTCCGGCGGAGCTACCCGCCACCACCCATCGACGGCTGGGGGCAACCACACAGTCCACACTGCGAAGACGAGCGCCAGGAGCGCGGCGGAAGCGAGCGTGAAACCGCTTCGACGAAGTTGCTGCATGCGCACAGACTATCGGTGACAGCACCGCTCGGCGTAGAAGCGGATTTGCAAGTAGGGTGGGCTCATGATTGATCCCAAGCTGCTCCGCTCAGACCCCGACCGCATTCGCCGCTCGCAGGAAGCCCGCGGTGAGTCCGTCGAAATCGTGGACGAGCTCGTGGCAGCAGACGAGGCGCGCCGCACGTCGATCGCGCGTTTCGAAGAGCTGCGCGCGCAGCAAAAGGCTGCTGGCAAGGACGTCGCCAAGGCAAAGGGCGACGAAAAAGCGGCGCTGCTGGCGAGCGTCAAGCAGCTCGCCGCCGACGTGAAAACCGCCGAGAGCGCGGTGAACGAGGCCGAAGAGCGCTTCACCGAGCTGTTCAAGAGCGTCGGCAACATCGTCCTCGACGGGGTCCCTCGCGGTGGCGAGGACGACGGCGAGATCCTCGACACCGTCGGCACGCCCCGAGACTTCGCCGCCGAAGGGTTCAAGCCCAAAGACCACCTGGAGCTCGGCGAGGCGCTCGGCGCCATCGACATGGAGCGCGGCACCAAGATCTCCGGCTCGCGGTTCTACGTGCTCACCGGCGTGGGCGCGCAGCTCGAGCTGGCACTGCTCAACCTCGCCATGAGCAAGGCCCTCGAGTGGGGCTTCACACCCATGCTGCCGCCGGCGTTGGTGAAGCCGTCGGCGATGGATGGCACCGGATTCCTCGGTCAGGCCGCCGACGACGTCTACCACCTTGAGCGCGACGACATGTATCTCGTGGGCACCTCCGAGGTGGCGCTGGCCGCGTACCACTCGGGCGAAATCCTCGACGACCTGCCCAAGCAGTACGCCGCTTACTCGCCGTGCTTCCGCCGTGAGGCCGGCTCCTACGGCAAAGACACGCGCGGTATTTTCCGCGTCCACTGGTTCGACAAAGTGGAGATGTTCGTCCACTGCGACCCCGCCGACGCCGAACAGTGGCACCAGAAGTTGCTCGGCTGGGAGCGCGAATTCCTGGAGCTGCTCGAGATCCCGTACCAGGTGCTCGACGTCGCCTCCGGCGACCTCGGTCTCTCCGCCGCCCGTAAGTACGACTGCTACGCCTGGCTACCCACACAGCAGCGGTACCGCGAGGTGACGTCGACGTCGAACTGCACTGATTTCCAGGCCCGCCGCCTCGGCATTCGCGGACGATTCGACGACGGTGTGAAGCCCATTGCGACGTTGAACGGCACCCTGTGCGCCATGACCCGCATCATCATCACGCTGCTCGAGAACCACCAGCAGGCCGACGGGTCGGTGCGCGTGCCAGAAGCACTTCGGCCATTCCTCGGCGGCATGGAGGCCCTCGTTCCCACCGCGAAGTAGCTTCCCACCTGGGCGTTTACCGCGCGTTCAGGTTCGCGGCAAGCGACGTTTGCCGTGCGGTGGCATGGTGGATCGAACGATTCTGGAGAGGAGAAGGCAACGATGACCTTCACGCCCAAGATGGTGGCGCTCGACATCGACGGCACACTCGTCGATTCGGCTGGCAATATGCCCGACGAGGTACACGCCGCGGTGAACCATGCCGCAGAGCAGGTGCCCGTGGTGCTTGCGACCGGACGCGGTTGGCTCGCCACGCAGCCCATCTTCGACATGCTCGGTCTGCCTCCCGGCTGGGCTGTCTCGTCGAACGGTGCCGTGCTCGTGCATAACCCGCCGTTCGAGCTGGTGCACGAGGTGCTCTTCGACCCGGCAGAAACCATCCAGCGCGTCTCCGAGCTGCTGCCCAACGCCCGCATCTGTGTGGAGCGCAATCT is a genomic window containing:
- a CDS encoding S8 family serine peptidase, producing MKRRCTRVVAAVAAAVLGLSQCSTNAFATVTPFNPKECHVAAKGTAAPDQSWHFERLQMNRVWKLATGEGVTVAVIDTGTATEGSLYLQEADDKRFTAYDTLGGLKSNGNEQLDEFDCLHGTRVTSLLAGGRSKDGGPLDGRVEFSGIAPKAKVITYRSLFKSEAPKEGEEQTEMPLQPTTEAVLDAVKREVDVINLSQVVSNQVEGFENFRDAIQLAIDKGIVVVAAAGNSGQLQGAAAFPAAFPGVISVGSTTRNDTASEGSAAGGKVDIGAPGEGVQALDPSNYDTVRGIESQVYSGPITGTSYATPIVSGIVALMIEKQRADGLSRLTPAEVRQRLIETADPPPAANPDPRIGAGIVNPLRLLSGEVPQIYPNEGAATELPAKHYPPSKVVDQRPVVIGIVLGIVALMLVVGGIVLAIVVPQARKVSREERGLK
- the pheA gene encoding prephenate dehydratase produces the protein MHGYFGPAGTFTHQALLSITDAEAKPYSSVVGALAGVRSGEVEAAVVPIENSVEGGVSATLDELINGSPLMIRREILVPVSFGLYVRPGTTLADVRHVLTHGHAAAQCRRFLSGLSDATVTEAGSTAGAAKEVARDDSRHDAAVCARVAGQMYGLQELAWQIEDNSGAVTRFVEVCQAGEAPERTGADKTTLVAFMDEDRSGALLEILEQFKVRGVNLTRIESRPTKTSLGSYCFSIDAEGHVADQRIAETLEGLARICPRLYFLGSYPRADGRAPKLDDRFSDESFTEAERWLRSVSPGR
- a CDS encoding diacylglycerol kinase family protein — encoded protein: MQQLRRSGFTLASAALLALVFAVWTVWLPPAVDGWWRVAPPEPTSNLGQVLAIVAGVTAWPVLLVITAAVAWWMSRRRFYTASGAVLLSFVLTLSLTTLMRHSIGRARPTSPFADAITQQGFGYPSVHVAMWTAGAVMVATLRSTMRRRVWPGVVAGAAAVVVVAVNRLWMGAHQVTDVVGGALLGGFAASLANLLADVHVVRRSIRGDDLAAAVIYNPVKVVGIETFRGLVQQTLEDYGYERVVWLPTEADDPGVAMARRALDADVDVVLVAGGDGTVRVVLGEFADTGQKVAILPSGTGNLLAKNLGIPLDVEQALRLGLEKAPTAIDLIEVQLPDGVQFAAVLAGVGIDANIMNDTDEDLKKAVGVVAYVMAGARHLDANPMRVRLTVDDQPPVEVDASLVSIGNVGELEKGVSLMPEASARDGVLDVLVATPSTRLDMAQMISDVLFEAGDGPNIARYTGSQLRLEVPEGAACQIDGDVVGDVTDVTFQVRPEAVQLALP
- the serS gene encoding serine--tRNA ligase, which translates into the protein MIDPKLLRSDPDRIRRSQEARGESVEIVDELVAADEARRTSIARFEELRAQQKAAGKDVAKAKGDEKAALLASVKQLAADVKTAESAVNEAEERFTELFKSVGNIVLDGVPRGGEDDGEILDTVGTPRDFAAEGFKPKDHLELGEALGAIDMERGTKISGSRFYVLTGVGAQLELALLNLAMSKALEWGFTPMLPPALVKPSAMDGTGFLGQAADDVYHLERDDMYLVGTSEVALAAYHSGEILDDLPKQYAAYSPCFRREAGSYGKDTRGIFRVHWFDKVEMFVHCDPADAEQWHQKLLGWEREFLELLEIPYQVLDVASGDLGLSAARKYDCYAWLPTQQRYREVTSTSNCTDFQARRLGIRGRFDDGVKPIATLNGTLCAMTRIIITLLENHQQADGSVRVPEALRPFLGGMEALVPTAK